CCTACGATTATAGTCCGGAAATTCCATTGTCATGGTTCTTCTGGTGCTTTACCTTTATCATTCCTGTTCTTTATATCGTTTTTGCATTACAAAACAAAAACAGGATGCTGCTTTGGATCGGTTTGCTGGCATTTTGTTTTTCGATTTTCAGCTTCCGGAATTACCATCATGTTTTGCCAACGGAGTTTGCACTGACTCTTGGAGGCTTATTCCTTTTTGCATTTACGTATTTTTCTATCAAAAAGATAAAAAACAATGCTACAGGCTTTACTTTCAAACCGGACCGCTTTGATAATTCCAATGCCTTGTTAAATGTGGAAACGCTGATTATCGCTTCTACTTTTGATTTAAAACCAGCAATAAAAGCGGAAGAATCGCCGATGGAATTCGGCGATGGCGGTTTTAGCGGTGGCGGATCGGGCGGAAGTTTTTAAAAAGGATAAGAAATCCGCAAATCAAAAATCCGGGATTTCTTATTTAGCTCCTTATGCTATTTTTTGTTTCAATACCTCAGCATCAATATCGCTGTGGGAAGCATCATATATTGCTTTTCCATTTTTAATCAGTACCAATTGCGGCGACTGGTGTTCCACTCCGAAACGTTGTGCTACCTCATTCGAAAGCGAACGATGTGCTAACAGATCCAGGAAATAAAGCTCCATCGCTGTTGCCGGCACGTCATATTCGTTTTCAAACTGCTTTAATGCCATTCTGCTGATACTGCAACGGGTGCTGTGTTTAAAAATAGCTACAGGCTTTTCAAAAGAAATCTTTTCAATTTCATCCAGAGGCGTTTCCTCTAAATACAGCCAATGTACTTTTGGAAGGGCTTCTTCCTTCTTGTTCTCCCCGAATAGTTTGTCTAAAAAACTCATGTTTTGTCCGATTTTGCGCCATTTTGACATTCAAATTCTCCAAACAGGAGCATAAAAACGCCAAATTGTCTTGTTTTGTTGTATTGGAATACAAATTGAAATATACCAACCAAAGTTAGAAAATAACGATCACAAACGACAAACAACATTTAAAAATATGAACTTTAATAATTTAACCATCAAATCGCAGGAAGCCCTGCAACAAGCGCAGCAAATTGCGCAGGGTTCAGGCCATCAGCAAATCGAGAACGAACATATCTTCAAAGGTATTCTTGAGGTTGATGAAAATGTAGCGCCATTCATTTTGAAAAAACTGAATGTGAATGTAAACCTGTTCAAACAAATTCTGGACAGTACGTTACAAAGCTTTCCTAAAGTTAGCGGAAGCGAATTAATGTTTTCCCGTGAAGCCGGAACAACATTGAATGAAGCAACCAACATTGCTAAAAAAATGAACGATGAATATGTTTCCATCGAACATTTACTGTTGGCAATTTTTAAATCAAAAAGTAAAATAGCGCAAATCCTGAAAGACCAGGGAGTAACCGAAAAAGGTCTGGAAAGTGCTATCAATGAAATCCGTAAAGGCGAACGGGTAACTTCTGCCTCGGCCGAAGAAACCTATAATGCCTTAAACAAATATGCCAAAAATTTAAACCAGCTGGCAAACGACGGGAAACTGGATCCGGTAATCGGGCGTGATGAAGAGATCCGCCGGGTATTACAGATTCTTTCCAGACGTACCAAAAACAATCCGATGCTGGTGGGAGAACCCGGAGTAGGTAAAACGGCTATAGCCGAAGGATTGGCACACCGTATCGTACAGGGCGACGTTCCGGAAAACTTAAAAAACAAAGTAGTCTATTCGTTAGACATGGGTGCTTTAATTGCCGGAGCAAAATACAAAGGTGAATTTGAAGAACGTTTAAAATCCGTTGTGAAAGAAGTAACCTCAGCAGAAGGGGATATTGTACTGTTCATTGACGAAATCCACACACTGGTTGGTGCCGGAGGCGGTGAAGGCGCAATGGACGCTGCCAATATCTTAAAACCGGCGTTGGCCCGTGGTGAATTAAGAGCTATTGGTGCGACAACTCTGGACGAATACCAGAAATATTTTGAAAAAGACAAAGCGTTAGAGCGTCGTTTCCAGAAAGTAATGGTAGACGAACCGGATACGGAAAGTGCGATCTCTATTTTGCGTGGTATCAAGGAAAAATATGAAACCCACCACAAAGTGCGTATCAAAGATGATGCAATCATTGCGGCGGTAGAACTGTCACAGCGTTATATCACCAACCGTTTCCTTCCGGATAAAGCGATTGACTTAATGGACGAAGCAGCATCCAAACTGCGAATGGAAATCAACTCCAAACCGGAGGAACTGGATGTACTGGACAGAAAGATCATGCAGCTGGAAATCGAAATTGAAGCGATCAAACGTGAAAATGACGAAAACAAATTAAAAATATTAGGATTGGATTTAGCCAATCTGAAAGAAGAACGCAACGAGATTTTCGCCAAATGGAAATCGGAAAAAGATGTTGTGGATAATATCCAGGCGACAAAACAGGAAATTGAAGACCTTAAAATGCAGGCAGAACGTGCAGAACGTGAAGGTGATTACGGTAAAGTAGCCGAGATCCGTTACGGAAAAAGCAAAGAAGCACAGGAACGTCTGGATGTTTTACAAAAACAATTACAGGAAAATCAATCCGGTCATTCGCTGATTAAAGAAGAGGTTACCCACGATGATATTGCCGAAGTGGTTGCCAAATGGACCGGAGTTCCGGTAACCAAAATGCTGCAAAGCGAGCGTGAGAAATTGCTGAAACTGGAAAACGAACTGCACAACAGAGTTGTCGGACAGGAAGAAGCAATCATTGCGATCAGTGATGCCGTTCGCCGAAGCCGTGCCGGATTACAGGATCCGAGAAAACCGATTGGTTCTTTCCTATTCCTGGGAACAACCGGTGTGGGTAAAACCGAATTGGCAAAAGCCCTGGCAGAATACCTGTTTGACGATGAAAATGCCATGACGCGTATCGATATGAGTGAATACCAGGAACGCCACAGTGTGAGTCGTTTGGTTGGTGCGCCTCCGGGATATGTGGGCTATGATGAAGGCGGTCAATTAACGGAAGCTGTTCGTAGAAAACCGTATTCGGTGGTTCTGCTGGATGAAATTGAAAAAGCCCATCCGGATACTTTCAACATCCTGTTACAGGTATTGGATGAAGGACGCCTAACAGACAACAAAGGACGTTTGGCCGATTTTAAAAACACGATCATCATCATGACTTCCAATATGGGAAGCCATATCATACAGGAAAAATTCGAAAACCTGAAAGGCAGTGTGGAAGCCGCTACGGAAGCTGCAAAAGTGGAAGTTTTAGGCTTGCTGAAACAAACCGTTCGTCCGGAGTTCATTAACCGTATCGACGAGATTGTAATGTTCACGCCTTTAAGCAATGCCGATATCCGTGAAATTGTTGGTCTGCAATTAAAAAGTGTCATTAAAATGCTGGCACAGCAGCACATCACGATGGATGCAACACCGGAAGCCATTGATTATCTGGCGGTAAAAGGTTATGATCCTCACTTTGGGGCACGTCCGGTAAAACGTGTGATCCAGAAAGAGGTCTTAAACGAATTATCCAAAGAAATCCTTGCCGGAAAAGTCGCTACCGACAGTATTATTTTACTGGACAGTTTCGATGGAAAATTAGTATTCCGCAATCAGACCGAATTAAAAGCGGATACGGAATAACCGTTACAAAAAATCTGAAATCAGTTCAGATTAACAATATAAAGTAGTTTTCATAATTACCCGTACAGGGTTGATTTTTTGGTTGGAAACACCGGTTCAGGATCTGAATCGGTGTTTTTTTATGGGGCAATCCAAAGTTTTTATAAATTGGTGCTTATTTTCATGTCATTATGCAATTAACGGAACGAGCCCGAAACTACCTCAGCACCCTCAAAAGAGATCCTGCCTGGATTACGGCAGCTGCGGCTGCAGAAAAGTATTTATCCAAATACCGGCTGACGGATTCCGGCCGGCTGCTGCATATCCAGCAGCAATATTCCGGTTATACTTTTACGGAATATGAAAATCAGGATTATACCGTCCGGCTCCGTTTTTTGTCGGATGTCATTATCGCTAAAAACAAAAAAATATACTATACCACGGTTAATGGCAAAGCCGCTTTCGCTATGGATAACGGAAAAGAAACTCCCGATTACCTGTTAACCGAAGATGGGGCTATCGCCTATTACGATGACGAAGCCTATACCCATTTCTGCCTGTATGAATCCGTTGAAGTCATGATTGAGATCTTAGCTCTGGAAAAAGCATACAGGCATTATGTAACAGCACCCGTAAAAGATTTACAAATAACGGATCTTGAAACCTTTAAAAACAACATGCACCGGCAGTATTCCTTTCTAAAAGAGTGTTCCGATAGCATTCAGCTTTACTGGCAGACCGATTTCGATATTATCTGCGTTGCCTATAACGCCTATGATGACGCCTATTCCCTGCACATCCGCAGTATCGGCAGTTATTATTCGGACCTTATTCTAAAACGGTTTATGGAAGATAATCTTTATATTTGAACAACATAATTTTGATTGATCCGATGATAAAACATCTTCTTATATTAAGCGTATTCGTAAACTCTTTGCTGGTTTATTCTCAAAACAAATCAACCAGTACTCAATTGGTCAACCGGTTTTCCAGTGCCAAATATATCGGTTTTCACGGCGAAAAAGTGCAGGAGTTTAATTACTCCGGCGGTACTATTCTTGCCGGAAAAACGAACTATGACATTGAGATGATCATCCATGGCCACAAACGAAAGTTCTGGTTTCCGTTTACCAAACAGGAAGCCGACAGCCTGAAAGCAAAAGATTCCATCCCGAAAACGGAAGTCATACCGGGGCTGAACACAGCAGTCAGCGACCGCTATTATTCTGAAAAAGTTACCTATACCCTGAAAGATAAAAAGTACACCGTGTACAAACACGTTGATTACAACTGCTACGACTCTTTATGCGGAAGCCGCCACGATCATATAACATTCCGTACCGGAATCACCTATTTCAGCCCGGATTACGGCTTGCTCTTTATCAGCCTGAACAACAACATGACGTTGGAAATACTGGTCAGCCTGAACGGCAAAGAAGCGCCAAAAGACCTGATCCTTGCCATTTTAAAAGAGAACAATATCAGTCCGGATATCCTTAAAAAGTATAAAAAAGCATAACTTTTATTTCCTAACTTCGTCATTACAACTTAAACTGCATACCCGATGAATACCATCAGTTATTTCGAAATTCAGGCTTCCGATACGGCAAAAGCCATTCAGTTTTATACCAATGTTTTCCAATGGAACATTATACGCGAAGAATCCGTTCCGTATGAATACTTCCGGATCGAAACCAACGGTACCATTCACGGCGGTCTTTTAAAACGTCCGGTAGCCGTGCCGCCAACAGGATGCGGTACCAATGCCTATACCTGTTCCCTGATAGTTGAAAACTTTGATAAAACAGCGGCTTTGATCCTGGAAAACGGCGGACAGGTGGCCATGCCTAAATTTGCAATACCGGGCAGATGCTGGCAGGGTTATTTTATCGATACCGACAACAACGTATTCGGAATATTTGAAGTGAATGAAAATGCCCGATAGTCCCGATATCTTTCTCCGTATCGAATCCCTGCCCGAAACAAAGCTTATCGGCAAACGGATGCAGATGTCTTTATCCGATAATAAAACGTTCCCGCTATGGAGCAGCTTTATGCCCCGGCGAAAGGAAATCCGGAACAACATCAATGCTGATCTTTTTTCGATGCAGGTCTATGATGGTCCTTTCAATTATAACCCGGATACCCTTTTTGAAAAATGGGCAGCCGTAGCTGTAACCGATTTCAATACGATACCGCACGACATGGAGGCCTTTACCCTGGCCGAAGGCTTGTATGCCGTATTTATTCATAAAGGCGCCGCCAATACCGGCCCGGTAACGTTCCGGTATATTTTTGAAACCTGGTTTCCCACATCCGGATACGCCCTTGACAACCGGCCTCATTTTGAGATTTTAGGAGCAAAATACAAAAACAATGCTCCCGATTCGGAAGAAGAAATCTGGATTCCGGTTAAAGCGGAACAATAGTTATCCGTAAATTTGCTGTTACTATGGAAGAGTTGTTGCAAAAAATGTCGGAATACTATCCCCTGTCGGAAACAACCAAAGCGGCATTACTTTCTTTATTTCAGCATAAGAAAATCAAAAAAAATGATTACCTGCTAAGGATCGGAGAAGTTCCGAAGCATTATTATTTTATCAACCAGGGACTACTCGCCTATTATTTTATTGCCAGTAACGGGGACAGCATTATCAAAAAATTCTTTGCCGAACATTCTTTAGTAGCTTCAACATCGGCAGTTATTCAGGAAACGCCCAGCCAGTTCGCTATTGTTGCGCTCGAAGATTGTGATTATATACAATTTCCGGCGGCAAAATTCAGAGCCTTATTTGATACCCACCACGATCTGGCGATGTTCCAGCTCCGGTATCTGGAAAAAAACTGGGTCGTTGCCAAAGAGAACCTCGAAATCTCGTTAAAATATGACACTGCCAAAGAACGCTACCTGCGCTTCTTAGAGGAATACAAAGCCATTCAAAACCGGATCAAACAACACCATATCGCTTCTTTCCTGGGAATCACCCCCACGCAGCTCAGCCGGATCCGAAAAGAATTAAGTTTATAAACCTCAACATATGTAAAGGCTTTACAATTGAAATCGCAGGAACTTTGCGGTAATACTAATTCAAATTATAAAGTCATGAAACATTTTTTCAGCTTTCTTCTTTTCCTGACAGGAATCACCATCCAGGCCAGTACAACCGAAACCATTAAGGTTTACAGCCCTTCGATGAAAAAGGAAATCAGCGTGATTGTAATATCGCCATCCGTTACCACACAGCTTTCCAACACGATTTACATTCTTCACGGTTACACCGGCAATCCGCAGCGAACTCTTGAAAAAGACATCCCGACACTGGTAAACCGTGCCGATAAGGAACAAACGATCTTTGTTTTGCCCGATGGCAACTACAACAGCTGGTATGTGAATAGTCCGGTAAATCAGGCTTCTCAGTACGAAACGTTTATCGGTTCGGAACTGGTAACCTATATCGACAAGCATTATCCAACGCTGAAAAACCGCAGCAACAGAGGGTTACTGGGTTGGAGCATGGGCGGATACGGCACGCTGTTGATCGGCAGTCAGTACAGCCAGACCTTTGGAATTTTAGGAAGCATCTGCGGTGCCCTGGATATTCGAACGTTCGGAAACGATTACCAGGTGGATAAAGTGTTGGGGTCAAAAGGCAAACTTTGGGAGCAATATGTCATCAGCAACCGAATAGCCTATTTTAAGACCAGCAACCAGCTGCTAATTCTGGACTGCGGTACCGAAGACCCCTTAATTACCCAAAACAGGACTTTCCACCAGCTGCTGACGGATCAGGCAATCCCACACGAATATATGGAACGTTTGGGCAAACACGACACCGCCTATTGGTCGGAAGCAGCGGAAATACAGCTTTTGTATTTTAACAGGTTTTTTAATGGAAAGTAACGGGGAAAGGGGAAAAGGAAAAAAGCAAGGGGGAAAAGGAAAAGGGAAAAGGGGAAAAGGCAAGGGGCAATGCAATGCAATGAAGCTGTCTGTTGCGGCTATTTCCTTAAAAAGTTGAGTCCTTTCCGGTATTGATCCATGATGTTCTTAAACAGTTCGCCACTGGAAGGTGGTGTTAAAACAATGGCGTCGGCTCCCGATTCGATGGCACTTTCAATACTGTCCATACTTTTTCCGCCGGTTGCCATAACCGGATAACCCGGAACGGCATAAGCGATATGCTCTAAGATTTTACTGGTGTTTTTTCCGCCGGTAATGTGAAAAATATCCACGCCCGCATCCACGCGGTCCTGAAACGAAAAATCGGCTACCGAAACACTGGAAATAATCGGTATGCTGATTTTTTTCCTGATGGCGGCGATATGCTCATTTTTAAAAGGCTGGTTAACAATAATCGCGGCAGCGCCCAATGCTTCCGCTTCTATGGCCATTCCAATTGCTACCTTCCCCTGTGTTAGTCCTCCTCCTACACCACAGATTACCGGTTTGTCTGAGAAGTCAATTAATGCCTTCATAATTTTTGGAGAAGGAGCAAAAGGATAAACTGCCAATACCGCATCGGCATCATTATTTTCAATCAGTGCCATATCCGTAGAAAACAACACCGATTTTATTGTTTTTCCGCCCAGGACGATTCCTTCACAAGCTTTCCCTATGATCTTTGGCGTACTAAGCGGCTTGTTTTCCTCCTTAGTCCGCCTGAAGAAAAGCCTCTGAAAAAAGGTCCTCGCTTTTGTTTCCCCATCCCAAATGGACAGTATATTGAAGTTGGTTTCCATCGTAATGTCGTTTTTTGATTACCGTAAAATTACCGTTTGAATGATCTCAAAAAATAACCTTGAAAGCATCCTGTTCAATTATGTAACATAACGAAGAAAAGATGTAGTAAAGCTGAATTCCTCATTATGCCGGTAACAGGAAACTAACTTTAAAAATTCACCTGTCAATATCAGGCAAATCCATCCTGTAAAAACGTCAGGAATTATACTTTTAGTATACACATTAACAAGATGTTATGATAAAAATAATATTATACCGCTGCTATAAAAAATAGTAGCCAGTGTCCTTACCGGCAAACAAAGCGCATTGGCAGTTGGATTAAAAAAAAACGGAACTTTGGCCGGGTTATCCTAAAAAACTGTTAATCCATCCGTATCATTCCCCTTATTTCTCAGGATAATGGTAAATTTATACTGCTTTTCAGTAGGCACTACTTTCAACATTCAAAACCGTTATCACATGATCAGAACAATAACTTCGGCTATTCTTTTTTTATGCACGTTATTAACTGCCAGCGCGCAGGGCATCAGCTTTGAGCCTGATCTTAACGGCGCACTCAGTAAAGCCAGAAAAGAAAACAAACTCCTGTTTATAGAATATTACAATTCCAATTGCACCGTATGCAAAACACTCGATCCGGTATTTAAAGAAGCCGCTATGGGTGATTTTTACAACAGTAATTTTGTGAACTACCGGATGAATACCGAGAACATGAAAAAGGAAGACAGTTTATACATTGCCAAATCCAAACTGCAGCTGGAAAGTGTTCCTTATTTTCTGTTTTTCGATACGGAAGACAATCTGGTACATTGTTCGGGTGCCAAACCGGATACGGATTACCTGATCAATGGGGTGGGAAAAATAGCCCTGAATCCGGAAGAACGCACCGGAAGTCTTGCCAAAAAATACAATTCCGGTGATAAAAGCGTGCGAACGCTCTACGCCTATTCCAACCTGGCACAGCTCTATAAAGACGACCGCCTGACCAAACGTCTTGCCGAAAATCTTTACGATGCTTTTCCAAAAGACCAGCTGGCGACCCAAAAAAGCTATACCATCATGAAAAATTGTGTCACTTCGATCGATAACGGATTTTTCACCTACTGGGCAAACAATACCGATAAGCTAAAGGGATTTGAAAAAGGTGCCAAAGAAGGCACCGAAATTAAAGTATTGCAGGATATTCTCTTAAAAACGATTAACAGCGACGACAAAAAGAACTGGAATCTCGCTAAAATAAAGTCCGCTAAAGAGCTTATTCTGAAAACAGGGCTCAGTACCAATCCGGATGCTTTTTTATGGCAGCAGGAAGCCGCAGTACTGATAAAAGAAGGCCGCGAACCGGAAGCCTTAGCGCTTTTCACAAAAATGACAGAAGGTGAAGAAATTGGCGGGGCGACTTATATCATCAATAATTTTCTGGATATCGTAAAAGACAAAAACAGTTTTGCAGCGATCAAAGCCAAAATAGACAAATTGCGCAGCAGCACTAAAGACAACGACGACAAAGCCGACATACTGTATTCTGAGCTGCTCTACAATCAGAAAACAAACAATACCGGGGAGCTTAAAAAGCTGCTTCCCAAAGCAACGGATTTCTATAAAGAAAATAAACTTGACATGGCACGGTTGAGTGTGTTCCGATCCAATTAACGGTTTGGAAAACAGCCAAAAAATATCCGGCTAAAAAAGAATCACGGATAACAATAATTTATATTTTTGGTAGTAATTAACCGAAAAATATAAATGGACTCTGAAAAAATTAAACATTTACTCTCTTTTCCTGTAATTGTTGCCGCTTTAGGCTACTTTGTAGACATTTATGATTTACTGCTGTTCGGGATTGTCCGGGTGCCCAGTTTAAAAGCCCTCGGACTGGATGTGGATAATGTCGGGACGATGATCCTGAATTTTCAGATGGTAGGCCTGCTGATAGGCGGAATTGTCTGGGGAATGCTGGGTGATAAAAAAGGCAGACTGTCCGTACTTTTTGGTTCCATATTGGTATATTCCCTGGCAAACATTCTCTGCGGTTTCCTGCCGATACTTCCTTTTCAGGATAAAGCCACCACCTATGCCATTTTACGGTTTATAGCCGGATTGGGTTTAGCCGGTGAACTCGGAGCCGGAATCACGCTGGTATCGGAATCGCTTCCAAAGGAGCTTCGGGCTATCGGAACGTCCATTGTTGCCGGATTTGGCTTATTGGGTGCCGTAGTTGCCCAATTAACGGTAGAACTTGCCGGCGACTGGACGTATGCCTATTTTATCGGCGGTTCCTTAGGCCTGTTCCTGTTATTCCTTCGCGTGGGCGTTATGGAATCCGGTATTTATAAAGATATTGAACACGAAGCCGACATACAAAAAGGCAATTTCCTTTCTTTTTTCACCAATAAAGAACGCTTTATACGATATGTAAAGTGTATTGCGATCGGACTGCCCACCTGGTTTTGTGTAGGCATACTGGCCGTAATGGGTAATCAGTTTGCCCCGTCTTTCGGCATTGGGGAAATAGTACCCGGAAAAGCCATTATGTGGGCCTATGTGGGAATATCGGCCGGCGATTTTGCCAGCGGTATCATTTCGCAATTGCTTCGTTCCCGGAAGAAAGCTATTTTTTATATGATGCTGTTTACCATAATCGGCGTACTGCTGATGCTTTTTGGCGGAACAAAATCGGAGAATATGTATTACTTTTATTGTGCCTGGCTTGGACTGGGAACCGGCTACTGGGCGATGTTTGTCACAGTAGGTGCCGAACAGTTCGGAACGAACATCAGGAGTACCGCGGCCACCACGATACCCAATATGGTTCGCGGCCTGCTTCCGGTAATGCTGCTGGCATTCGACCATCTGAAGGTTGGTAACGGGGTAATTGCCGCCGCCGCTATAGTTGGTCTGGTTGTGTTCACACTGGCCATTTATGCGACCCTTACGATAGCCGAAACACACAATAAAGATCTGGACTATACCGAATAAAAAAAGCTACTGATCAGTAGCTTTTTCTTTTATTATTTCTTATTCATTTCTTCTTTTACATCAGAAGTCATTTTGTCCGCCTTCTTATCGGCTTTTTTCTTCATGTCCTTTGCTTCCGATTTCATGTCTGCTTTCATATCTTTCGCATCCGACTTCATATCCTTAGCTGCTTTATCCATTTTCTTATCAGCTTTTTTCATTTCCTGCTTCATTTCCTTT
This region of Flavobacterium inviolabile genomic DNA includes:
- the ytxJ gene encoding bacillithiol system redox-active protein YtxJ, which translates into the protein MSFLDKLFGENKKEEALPKVHWLYLEETPLDEIEKISFEKPVAIFKHSTRCSISRMALKQFENEYDVPATAMELYFLDLLAHRSLSNEVAQRFGVEHQSPQLVLIKNGKAIYDASHSDIDAEVLKQKIA
- the clpB gene encoding ATP-dependent chaperone ClpB — encoded protein: MNFNNLTIKSQEALQQAQQIAQGSGHQQIENEHIFKGILEVDENVAPFILKKLNVNVNLFKQILDSTLQSFPKVSGSELMFSREAGTTLNEATNIAKKMNDEYVSIEHLLLAIFKSKSKIAQILKDQGVTEKGLESAINEIRKGERVTSASAEETYNALNKYAKNLNQLANDGKLDPVIGRDEEIRRVLQILSRRTKNNPMLVGEPGVGKTAIAEGLAHRIVQGDVPENLKNKVVYSLDMGALIAGAKYKGEFEERLKSVVKEVTSAEGDIVLFIDEIHTLVGAGGGEGAMDAANILKPALARGELRAIGATTLDEYQKYFEKDKALERRFQKVMVDEPDTESAISILRGIKEKYETHHKVRIKDDAIIAAVELSQRYITNRFLPDKAIDLMDEAASKLRMEINSKPEELDVLDRKIMQLEIEIEAIKRENDENKLKILGLDLANLKEERNEIFAKWKSEKDVVDNIQATKQEIEDLKMQAERAEREGDYGKVAEIRYGKSKEAQERLDVLQKQLQENQSGHSLIKEEVTHDDIAEVVAKWTGVPVTKMLQSEREKLLKLENELHNRVVGQEEAIIAISDAVRRSRAGLQDPRKPIGSFLFLGTTGVGKTELAKALAEYLFDDENAMTRIDMSEYQERHSVSRLVGAPPGYVGYDEGGQLTEAVRRKPYSVVLLDEIEKAHPDTFNILLQVLDEGRLTDNKGRLADFKNTIIIMTSNMGSHIIQEKFENLKGSVEAATEAAKVEVLGLLKQTVRPEFINRIDEIVMFTPLSNADIREIVGLQLKSVIKMLAQQHITMDATPEAIDYLAVKGYDPHFGARPVKRVIQKEVLNELSKEILAGKVATDSIILLDSFDGKLVFRNQTELKADTE
- a CDS encoding VOC family protein yields the protein MNTISYFEIQASDTAKAIQFYTNVFQWNIIREESVPYEYFRIETNGTIHGGLLKRPVAVPPTGCGTNAYTCSLIVENFDKTAALILENGGQVAMPKFAIPGRCWQGYFIDTDNNVFGIFEVNENAR
- a CDS encoding GyrI-like domain-containing protein; the protein is MKMPDSPDIFLRIESLPETKLIGKRMQMSLSDNKTFPLWSSFMPRRKEIRNNINADLFSMQVYDGPFNYNPDTLFEKWAAVAVTDFNTIPHDMEAFTLAEGLYAVFIHKGAANTGPVTFRYIFETWFPTSGYALDNRPHFEILGAKYKNNAPDSEEEIWIPVKAEQ
- a CDS encoding Crp/Fnr family transcriptional regulator, with the translated sequence MEELLQKMSEYYPLSETTKAALLSLFQHKKIKKNDYLLRIGEVPKHYYFINQGLLAYYFIASNGDSIIKKFFAEHSLVASTSAVIQETPSQFAIVALEDCDYIQFPAAKFRALFDTHHDLAMFQLRYLEKNWVVAKENLEISLKYDTAKERYLRFLEEYKAIQNRIKQHHIASFLGITPTQLSRIRKELSL
- a CDS encoding alpha/beta hydrolase, which encodes MKHFFSFLLFLTGITIQASTTETIKVYSPSMKKEISVIVISPSVTTQLSNTIYILHGYTGNPQRTLEKDIPTLVNRADKEQTIFVLPDGNYNSWYVNSPVNQASQYETFIGSELVTYIDKHYPTLKNRSNRGLLGWSMGGYGTLLIGSQYSQTFGILGSICGALDIRTFGNDYQVDKVLGSKGKLWEQYVISNRIAYFKTSNQLLILDCGTEDPLITQNRTFHQLLTDQAIPHEYMERLGKHDTAYWSEAAEIQLLYFNRFFNGK
- a CDS encoding thioredoxin family protein; translation: MIRTITSAILFLCTLLTASAQGISFEPDLNGALSKARKENKLLFIEYYNSNCTVCKTLDPVFKEAAMGDFYNSNFVNYRMNTENMKKEDSLYIAKSKLQLESVPYFLFFDTEDNLVHCSGAKPDTDYLINGVGKIALNPEERTGSLAKKYNSGDKSVRTLYAYSNLAQLYKDDRLTKRLAENLYDAFPKDQLATQKSYTIMKNCVTSIDNGFFTYWANNTDKLKGFEKGAKEGTEIKVLQDILLKTINSDDKKNWNLAKIKSAKELILKTGLSTNPDAFLWQQEAAVLIKEGREPEALALFTKMTEGEEIGGATYIINNFLDIVKDKNSFAAIKAKIDKLRSSTKDNDDKADILYSELLYNQKTNNTGELKKLLPKATDFYKENKLDMARLSVFRSN
- a CDS encoding MFS transporter, which encodes MDSEKIKHLLSFPVIVAALGYFVDIYDLLLFGIVRVPSLKALGLDVDNVGTMILNFQMVGLLIGGIVWGMLGDKKGRLSVLFGSILVYSLANILCGFLPILPFQDKATTYAILRFIAGLGLAGELGAGITLVSESLPKELRAIGTSIVAGFGLLGAVVAQLTVELAGDWTYAYFIGGSLGLFLLFLRVGVMESGIYKDIEHEADIQKGNFLSFFTNKERFIRYVKCIAIGLPTWFCVGILAVMGNQFAPSFGIGEIVPGKAIMWAYVGISAGDFASGIISQLLRSRKKAIFYMMLFTIIGVLLMLFGGTKSENMYYFYCAWLGLGTGYWAMFVTVGAEQFGTNIRSTAATTIPNMVRGLLPVMLLAFDHLKVGNGVIAAAAIVGLVVFTLAIYATLTIAETHNKDLDYTE